From one Rhodamnia argentea isolate NSW1041297 chromosome 1, ASM2092103v1, whole genome shotgun sequence genomic stretch:
- the LOC115753977 gene encoding KIN14B-interacting protein At4g14310 gives MSAPSVRRIKDRGGAGAKIAAPRPGKPLTPLSNARSVLGKENSSSKPNPKVPLTSAQKPALRVVPRVSSDGARWPSVPRGRSPSPLGGRVGSDGKKDRLLPRVSLEGREAEKKEKRGIREVGVGLKSRDESGGRGSKVFRDLKDKVKKGGTCEQSSIVKVGVRGKNVHKMNGEACVDSESSAKSSKVDTQLDLKGRAEEVSVDLRGQPLHELSMDKKSEEGTNAKLAYSSDVTSEMIGNASEKCLSSSGVSEKPKEKGLSSEAVNSQVGNKHPSRLHEKLAFLEGKVKRIASDIKRTKEILDLNNPDESKVILSDIQEKISGIEKAIGHAIGDSDGKMAAVKNTAIAVLESDKPVSNIQVEKKSSSKCAVKVLNSEELEARLFPHHKLLRSRTSVEASVASIQSSSKAGAHEKNISEANSMSKVEEKLNPDDNPIALEFLASLDEKQSKISVRDQKSGMEICAVQEMDDVATSAVEEKSVDRKAEPEMILTTDEKLDEFDDQENIQELIIGDENEDTYAYQLHEIGSKTSTGGWFVSEGEAVLLAHDDGSCSYYDIANSEEKAVYKPSLAISPNIWRDCWIMRAPGADGCSGRYVVAASAGNTMDAGFCSWDFYTKDVRACHIEEGGAVISSRTVLGPLPSNTSYRRSALSSIMVPENRQWWYKPCGPLIISAATCQKGVRVYDIRDGEQIMKWEVQKPVLAMDYSSPLQWRNRGKVVIAEAETISLWDVNSLNPQPLLSVPSSGRKISALHINNTDAEIGGGVRQRVSSSEAEGNDGIFCSADSINIMDFRHPSGVGLKIQKLGISVQSVFFRGDSIFLGCTSLKSVGKKVSCTQVQQFSLRKQGLFSTYALPESNLHSDHVAITQVWGNSNLVMGASGQGLFVFDAVRDEALQSLGCGSTQNVREVIGPDDLYSPSFDHLSSRALLISRDRPALWRHLS, from the exons ATGTCCGCCCCGTCGGTTCGCCGGATCAAGGATCGCGGCGGCGCCGGAGCCAAGATCGCGGCTCCCAGACCAGGTAAGCCTCTGACTCCGCTCTCCAACGCCAGATCAGTCCTCGGGAAGGAGAATTCCAGCTCCAAGCCGAACCCCAAGGTTCCGCTCACGTCGGCGCAGAAGCCCGCGCTGCGTGTCGTGCCGCGGGTGTCGAGCGACGGGGCCCGGTGGCCATCCGTGCCTAGGGGGCGAAGCCCCAGCCCTTTGGGCGGGAGGGTTGGCTCGGATGGGAAGAAAGACAGGTTATTGCCTAGGGTTTCGCTGGAGGGGCGGGAGgcggagaagaaggagaagagagggaTTAGGGAGGTGGGTGTGGGGTTGAAATCGAGGGACGAGAGTGGTGGTCGTGGGTCTAAGGTTTTTAGGGATTTGAAGGATAAGGTGAAGAAGGGCGGGACTTGTGAGCAATCATCAATTGTGAAAGTAGGAGTAAGGGGCAAAAATGTACATAAAATGAATGGAGAAGCGTGTGTTGATTCTGAAAGTTCGGCCAAGTCGAGTAAGGTAGATACTCAATTAGATTTGAAGGGTCGTGCTGAAGAGGTTAGTGTTGATTTAAGAGGTCAGCCTTTGCATGAACTATCGATGGATAAGAAATCAGAAGAGGGAACAAATGCTAAATTGGCATACTCATCTGATGTTACCAGTGAAATGATTGGAAATGCGAGTGAGAAATGTTTGAGCAGTTCAGGGGTTTCAGAGAAACCAAAGGAGAAGGGGTTGAGCTCTGAAGCTGTTAATAGTCAAGTGGGTAACAAACATCCGAGTAGGCTACATGAAAAGCTTGCCTTTTTAGAAGGTAAGGTTAAGAGGATCGCTTCAGATATTAAGAGGACTAAGGAGATACTGGATTTGAATAATCCAGATGAGTCCAAAGTTATACTTTCGGATATCCAGGAAAAGATTTCAGGGATTGAAAAGGCGATTGGTCATGCCATAGGTGATTCTGACGGTAAGATGGCTGCTGTAAAGAACACTGCAATTGCTGTCCTTGAGAGTGACAAACCGGTCAGCAATATTCAGGTTGAGAAAAAGAGTAGCTCGAAATGTGCAGTTAAAGTTTTGAATAGTGAGGAATTAGAAGCTCGACTCTTTCCTCATCACAAGCTGCTCAGAAGTCGAACCTCCGTGGAGGCATCAGTAGCAAGCATACAGTCATCAAGTAAAGCAGGAGCGCATGAGAAGAATATTTCTGAGGCTAATTCTATGTCAAAGGTAGAAGAGAAGTTGAACCCTGATGACAACCCAATAGCTTTGGAGTTTTTGGCTTCATTAGATGAGAAGCAATCTAAGATCTCCGTCAGGGATCAGAAGTCTGGCATGGAGATCTGTGCGGTTCAAGAAATGGATGATGTTGCAACTTCAGCAGTAGAAGAGAAATCTGTTGACAGGAAGGCTGAGCCAGAGATGATTCTTACAACTGATGAAAAGCTTGATGAATTTGATGATCAGGAGAACATTCAGGAGCTTATAATTGGAGACGAGAATGAAGACACTTATGCTTATCAACTGCATGAGATAGGTAGCAAGACCTCCACTGGAGGTTGGTTTGTGTCAGAGGGAGAGGCAGTTCTCCTTGCTCACGATGATGGCTCATGTTCCTACTATGACATTGCCAATTCGGAG GAGAAAGCTGTATATAAGCCCTCCTTGGCAATCTCACCTAACATATGGAGGGATTGTTGGATTATGCGTGCTCCCGGTGCAGATGGGTGTTCAGGGAGGTACGTTGTTGCAGCCTCTGCTGGAAATACCATGGATGCGGGGTTTTGCTCCTGGGATTTCTACACCAAAGATGTTCGAGCTTGCCATATTGAGGAAGGTGGTGCTGTGATTTCTTCAAGAACAGTACTTGGCCCTTTACCTAGTAACACTTCATATAGAAGAAGTGCTCTGTCTAGTATTATGGTCCCAGAAAATCGACAATGGTGGTATAAGCCATGTGGACCTCTAATTATCTCAGCAGCCACCTGCCAGAAGGGTGTCCGAGTCTATGATATACGGGACGGGGAGCAAATTATGAAATGGGAGGTGCAGAAGCCTGTGTTAGCAATGGACTATTCGAGTCCTTTGCAATGGAGAAACAGAGGCAAAGTTGTTATAGCTGAAGCTGAGACAATTTCTCTTTGGGATGTGAATTCTCTTAACCCGCAACCATTACTTTCCGTGCCTTCCTCCGGACGAAAAATATCAGCCCTTCACATTAACAACACTGATGCTGAAATTGGTGGAGGGGTTCGACAAAG AGTCAGTTCATCGGAAGCCGAAGGCAATGATGGCATATTCTGCAGTGCCGATTCAATCAATATCATGGACTTCCGCCATCCATCTGGCGTGGGACTCAAGATACAAAAGCTCGGGATCAGCGTGCAGTCAGTCTTCTTTCGTGGTGATTCGATTTTTCTGGGCTGCACAAGCCTTAAATCGGTAGGAAAGAAAGTGAGTTGCACACAGGTGCAACAGTTCTCCTTGCGCAAACAAGGCCTATTCAGCACTTATGCTTTGCCTGAGTCAAACTTACACTCCGATCACGTCGCAATAACTCAAGTTTGGGGCAACTCGAACCTGGTCATGGGGGCGAGCGGGCAAGGACTGTTTGTGTTTGATGCTGTGAGGGATGAAGCTTTGCAGTCTCTTGGGTGTGGAAGCACACAAAATGTTAGAGAAGTCATCGGTCCGGATGACTTGTACTCGCCTTCTTTCGACCATCTGTCCTCGCGTGCTCTCCTCATATCAAGAGATCGCCCAGCATTGTGGAGGCACTTGTCTTAG